A genomic region of Coriobacteriaceae bacterium contains the following coding sequences:
- a CDS encoding YidC/Oxa1 family membrane protein insertase, translating to MWDGILNGCAAALYELAKLVGDWGLAIIIVTLIIRLLLFPIQRKQLKSSFQMQQVQPRMQEIQKLYAGDQVKIQQEMQKLYQETGFNPLAGCLTMLIQMPIFIILFQVLRDKIGQYAGGELSVSFYNILPNLTQTVPDAFNQDIVYSIPYIIMMVLFIGLSVTPMILQMKQNPQNRSQMTMMMGIMGIMFTWMAFISPAGVMLYWALSSGFALVQQLITQRVLKKEAAEKEEAAPVKPIKVNVERREKKKRPTKKH from the coding sequence ATGTGGGATGGAATTCTTAATGGCTGTGCAGCCGCACTCTACGAGCTCGCCAAGCTTGTGGGTGACTGGGGTCTTGCGATTATCATCGTAACTCTCATCATTCGTCTGCTTCTCTTCCCTATCCAAAGGAAGCAACTCAAGTCCAGCTTTCAAATGCAACAGGTACAGCCAAGAATGCAGGAGATTCAAAAGCTGTATGCTGGCGATCAGGTCAAGATTCAGCAGGAAATGCAAAAGCTCTACCAGGAGACGGGCTTTAATCCTCTTGCCGGTTGTTTGACGATGCTCATTCAGATGCCTATCTTCATCATCCTGTTCCAGGTTCTGCGCGACAAGATTGGGCAGTATGCCGGTGGAGAACTTTCCGTTAGCTTCTACAACATTCTGCCGAATCTAACTCAAACGGTACCTGATGCTTTTAATCAGGACATTGTCTACTCCATTCCGTATATCATCATGATGGTTTTGTTCATCGGTCTGTCTGTTACACCCATGATTTTGCAGATGAAGCAAAACCCTCAGAACAGAAGTCAAATGACCATGATGATGGGCATCATGGGTATCATGTTTACCTGGATGGCTTTTATTTCGCCTGCTGGCGTTATGCTGTATTGGGCACTTTCCTCTGGATTTGCACTCGTGCAGCAGCTTATTACACAGCGTGTTCTCAAGAAAGAAGCTGCGGAAAAGGAAGAAGCAGCTCCTGTAAAGCCTATTAAAGTTAATGTAGAGCGTCGTGAAAAGAAAAAGCGCCCTACTAAGAAACACTAA
- a CDS encoding KH domain-containing protein, with translation MSEEFEIEEELEVEESVDIDDDGNIDEEITEEDEVRSEEDLDEVADTAIEVLRTILAHFDAEGAEINEYEGDEQEIILDVVGGDLAILIGRRGHTLDAIQTLVSNITNRKLGYRYPITIDIESYKHRQRQKIESLAYSAASRADRQDREVSLRPMNPYERRLVHMALRDDERVETYSVGEEPNRHVVVAPA, from the coding sequence ATGAGTGAGGAATTTGAGATCGAAGAAGAACTCGAGGTTGAAGAGTCCGTCGATATTGATGACGACGGCAACATCGACGAGGAAATCACCGAAGAAGATGAAGTACGCAGCGAAGAGGACCTTGATGAGGTCGCAGATACTGCAATAGAGGTCTTGCGTACGATTCTCGCCCACTTTGATGCCGAGGGAGCTGAGATTAACGAATATGAGGGTGATGAACAGGAAATCATCCTTGATGTTGTCGGCGGTGATCTTGCCATTCTCATTGGTAGAAGAGGTCATACGCTCGATGCCATCCAAACGCTTGTTTCCAATATAACCAACCGCAAGCTTGGATATAGATATCCCATCACCATTGACATAGAGAGCTATAAGCATCGACAGCGCCAAAAGATTGAATCTCTCGCGTATTCCGCTGCCTCACGCGCTGATCGTCAGGACAGGGAAGTAAGCCTGCGTCCCATGAATCCCTACGAGCGTCGTCTCGTGCACATGGCTCTTCGTGATGATGAGCGCGTTGAGACCTACTCTGTTGGTGAAGAGCCGAACAGACATGTTGTTGTAGCCCCCGCATGA
- the rsmG gene encoding 16S rRNA (guanine(527)-N(7))-methyltransferase RsmG, with the protein MIFDTLDIEKQQQIQSYLTLVIEKNKELNLTRIDTEEKGMLLHIEDSLSCLEEFSRQQGDFLDIGTGGGFPGVPLAIASGRTGVLIDSVQKKARAVQEMIEELALSDQIKARGLRSEDLAREIGEHFTTVIARAVSSLPVVMELATPLLVPGGELIALRGKEEEQTPEQLEEVADKLGLELVSKRHIYISEVYERNIYVYRKTGPACIKLPRRNGIAQKKPLG; encoded by the coding sequence ATGATTTTCGACACGCTCGATATAGAAAAACAACAACAGATACAGTCGTATCTCACATTAGTCATAGAAAAGAATAAAGAACTCAATCTGACGAGGATTGATACAGAAGAAAAGGGAATGCTTCTCCATATAGAAGATTCCCTTTCTTGTCTTGAGGAATTTTCTCGACAACAGGGTGATTTCCTCGATATCGGTACAGGAGGAGGATTTCCCGGTGTTCCTCTGGCAATTGCATCAGGGCGAACAGGTGTTCTTATCGATTCAGTACAGAAAAAAGCAAGGGCCGTGCAGGAGATGATTGAGGAGCTTGCCTTAAGTGATCAAATCAAAGCACGAGGGCTAAGGAGCGAAGACTTAGCTCGTGAGATAGGGGAGCACTTTACAACAGTGATTGCACGTGCTGTATCTTCCCTTCCTGTTGTAATGGAGCTTGCGACACCTCTCCTGGTTCCAGGAGGAGAGCTTATAGCTCTTCGTGGAAAGGAAGAGGAACAAACCCCTGAGCAACTCGAAGAAGTTGCAGATAAGCTTGGACTTGAACTTGTTTCGAAGAGACATATATATATTAGTGAGGTATATGAGAGAAACATATATGTATATAGGAAAACAGGACCAGCTTGTATCAAATTGCCTCGAAGGAATGGTATAGCTCAAAAGAAGCCTCTTGGTTAA
- a CDS encoding ParA family protein translates to MNFKEAKRKDESREPLILAVINQKGGVGKSTTAVNLGAVLGEKNYKVLLVDLDAQGNATTGVGYDKTQCELSTYNCLVDDNVSTEDAVSEIDTKNMWLLPATIDLAGAETKLVDEIAREFRLNDALKEIKDDFDFILVDCPPSLGLLTINALAAANQLIIPIQCEFYALEGLSKIIDSMNMVKKRINPKLDVFGVVITMYDKRTTLSKDVASEVENVFGDKVFKTRIPRTVRISEAPSYGEPITEYDSSGKGAEAYRDLAKEVVKRYKKLS, encoded by the coding sequence GTGAATTTCAAAGAAGCAAAAAGAAAAGATGAATCAAGGGAACCATTGATTCTAGCTGTCATCAACCAAAAGGGCGGCGTTGGTAAATCAACAACTGCAGTAAATCTTGGTGCAGTATTGGGAGAGAAGAACTATAAGGTACTTCTTGTTGATCTTGATGCACAGGGTAATGCCACAACAGGTGTTGGCTATGATAAGACTCAGTGTGAGTTGAGTACATATAACTGCCTTGTGGATGATAATGTTTCAACTGAAGATGCAGTTAGCGAAATTGATACCAAAAACATGTGGCTTCTTCCTGCAACGATTGATCTAGCCGGTGCAGAGACGAAGCTTGTCGATGAGATTGCACGTGAGTTCCGTTTAAACGATGCACTCAAAGAGATTAAAGATGACTTTGATTTCATTCTCGTTGATTGTCCTCCATCTTTGGGATTGTTAACGATAAATGCGCTTGCAGCCGCAAACCAGCTTATTATTCCCATTCAGTGTGAGTTCTATGCACTCGAAGGTTTGTCAAAAATCATTGATTCGATGAATATGGTCAAAAAACGCATTAATCCGAAGCTAGATGTCTTTGGTGTTGTTATCACGATGTACGACAAGAGGACGACACTTTCCAAGGACGTTGCAAGTGAAGTCGAAAACGTATTTGGGGATAAAGTCTTTAAGACACGTATCCCGCGCACGGTTCGCATTTCGGAGGCACCGAGCTATGGTGAGCCCATTACCGAATATGATTCGAGCGGTAAAGGTGCCGAAGCGTACAGAGATCTGGCAAAAGAAGTTGTAAAGCGTTACAAGAAACTCAGCTGA
- a CDS encoding ParB/RepB/Spo0J family partition protein, translating to MATKKGGLGKGLSALIADASIESGSGSESTQEELLITQIQPNPDQPRKVFDEEELANLADSIRKEGLLQAIIVRPKDGMYQIVAGERRWQASKIAGLESVPVRIIEMDDEQALRIALVENLQRSDLNAIEEARGYKDLMARGGLTQAELAAAVSKSRSAVANSLRLLDLPQQIQDYVYDGALTAGHARAILSIPEEEKRTNLADKIIAEHLTVRDAENIARLVASGTSERAKRAPLPRTYKLVAKELRHELDTQVRIKSSRGKNKIEIEFKDEDDLQRIFNLIR from the coding sequence ATGGCTACGAAAAAAGGTGGACTTGGCAAGGGTCTAAGCGCACTCATTGCAGATGCGTCAATAGAGTCTGGGAGTGGAAGCGAAAGTACACAGGAAGAGCTTCTGATAACGCAGATTCAACCGAATCCTGATCAGCCCCGTAAGGTTTTTGACGAAGAGGAGCTTGCAAATCTTGCGGATTCTATTCGCAAAGAGGGTCTTTTACAGGCAATTATCGTACGTCCCAAAGACGGTATGTATCAGATTGTTGCAGGCGAAAGACGTTGGCAGGCAAGTAAAATAGCCGGTCTTGAGTCTGTTCCCGTACGTATTATCGAGATGGACGATGAGCAGGCACTTAGAATTGCCCTTGTCGAGAATCTCCAGCGTTCTGACTTGAACGCAATAGAAGAGGCGCGTGGATACAAGGATTTGATGGCACGAGGCGGCCTGACGCAAGCAGAACTTGCTGCTGCGGTATCAAAATCGCGCTCCGCCGTTGCAAATTCGCTCCGACTTCTCGATTTGCCGCAGCAAATCCAGGATTATGTATACGATGGTGCTCTTACTGCCGGTCATGCGCGTGCCATTCTCTCCATTCCCGAGGAGGAGAAGCGCACGAACCTCGCAGATAAGATCATTGCCGAGCATTTGACCGTGCGAGATGCCGAGAATATCGCACGTCTTGTTGCTTCTGGTACGAGCGAGCGTGCAAAACGTGCTCCGCTACCACGTACATATAAGCTTGTTGCGAAAGAGCTGCGTCATGAGCTTGATACGCAGGTGCGTATTAAGTCCTCACGAGGCAAGAACAAGATTGAGATTGAATTCAAAGACGAAGATGATTTGCAGAGAATCTTCAATCTGATTCGGTAA
- the rlmN gene encoding 23S rRNA (adenine(2503)-C(2))-methyltransferase RlmN → MEAKCDIKSLSHHELEELMEELEQPRYRVKQLEEWLYVRGCSFISDMDNIPKSFRAQLDERFFVGSLKLVTRQISQDGTRKYLFEIPNGARVETVGIPSSDGERLTVCFSSQAGCPMGCSFCATGHSGFTCNLTSGEMYDQVMYVAKDFDMRVTNVVCMGQGEPFLNYDAVLEALHRMNAKVGLGIGARHITVSTCGLLDGIRRFSQEPEQFTLAISLHAATQETRDALMPGVANVSLEELRQAIKDYGETTKRRPSLEYAPIEGVNDSDEHIAALIDFCKGMLCHVNVIPLNPITPGQELDGMLMPSKRTSYIAHELSAHGIENSMRKSRGKDIDGACGQLRQRVEK, encoded by the coding sequence ATGGAAGCAAAATGCGACATCAAATCACTCAGCCACCACGAACTCGAAGAGCTCATGGAAGAGCTCGAACAGCCCCGCTATCGCGTCAAGCAGCTCGAGGAGTGGTTATACGTGCGAGGCTGCTCATTTATCTCTGACATGGATAATATACCCAAGAGCTTTCGTGCGCAGCTTGATGAGCGCTTCTTCGTCGGCTCCCTCAAACTCGTTACGCGCCAGATCTCCCAAGACGGCACAAGGAAGTACCTCTTCGAGATTCCCAACGGCGCACGGGTGGAGACCGTGGGAATCCCCTCTTCCGATGGCGAGCGTCTCACGGTTTGCTTCTCCTCGCAAGCTGGCTGTCCCATGGGGTGCAGCTTCTGCGCGACAGGACACTCTGGCTTTACCTGTAACCTCACGAGCGGCGAGATGTACGACCAAGTCATGTATGTTGCCAAGGACTTTGATATGCGCGTGACCAACGTGGTCTGCATGGGCCAGGGGGAACCCTTCCTTAACTACGATGCCGTTCTCGAAGCCCTGCACCGCATGAACGCAAAAGTTGGTTTGGGTATCGGAGCACGTCATATCACCGTATCAACCTGCGGCCTGCTTGATGGCATACGACGTTTCTCGCAAGAACCCGAGCAGTTCACCCTTGCCATTTCCCTGCATGCAGCCACTCAGGAAACACGTGATGCCCTTATGCCCGGTGTTGCAAACGTCTCTCTTGAGGAGCTTCGTCAGGCAATCAAGGACTATGGCGAAACCACCAAGCGTCGTCCTTCACTCGAGTATGCTCCTATCGAAGGTGTAAACGACAGCGATGAACATATCGCTGCCCTCATCGACTTCTGCAAGGGCATGCTATGTCATGTTAACGTTATTCCGCTGAACCCAATAACCCCAGGTCAAGAGCTTGATGGTATGCTTATGCCGTCAAAACGAACCAGTTATATTGCGCATGAGCTAAGCGCCCATGGCATCGAGAATTCCATGCGAAAATCCCGCGGAAAAGACATTGACGGAGCCTGTGGTCAGCTCCGTCAACGTGTTGAAAAATGA
- a CDS encoding D-alanine--D-alanine ligase, with translation MITTKPCDPAVTKVVLLKGGKSDEREISLKSGAACAAALREEGFDVVEIDPAQSDALQQIIDEQPTVVFLALHGKGGEDGCIQGVCELLEVPYTGSGVLASALAMDKGRSKIMYDSIGLKTAPWVIVRSGDTPDAGKIIEKLGEKVVVKAARGGSSIGTYIVEGEIELTEAIHNALEFDDEVVVESFIPGTETTVAVLGNAQPEALPVIEIVPQGDSTSYDFTAKYTAGGSKHIIPARLDDRTTAACQAAALRAHEVLGCKGVSRTDIIVDETGECWVIETNTLPGMTSTSLLPDTAGTVGISFGALCRILIELALEEHA, from the coding sequence ATGATTACCACCAAGCCGTGTGATCCCGCAGTGACGAAGGTCGTTCTACTCAAGGGAGGGAAGAGCGACGAGCGCGAGATATCTCTCAAGTCGGGAGCCGCATGCGCCGCAGCCCTGCGCGAAGAGGGCTTCGATGTCGTAGAGATTGATCCTGCACAGAGCGATGCCCTTCAGCAAATCATTGACGAGCAGCCGACCGTGGTCTTTTTGGCGCTACACGGGAAGGGCGGCGAAGACGGTTGTATCCAGGGCGTCTGTGAGCTCCTGGAAGTGCCCTATACGGGTTCGGGCGTTCTCGCAAGCGCCTTGGCCATGGACAAGGGGCGCTCCAAGATCATGTACGACTCGATAGGCCTGAAGACGGCTCCGTGGGTCATCGTTCGCTCTGGCGATACTCCTGATGCTGGGAAAATCATCGAGAAACTCGGAGAAAAGGTCGTGGTGAAGGCCGCGCGCGGTGGTTCGTCTATCGGCACCTATATCGTCGAAGGAGAGATAGAGCTTACGGAAGCCATCCACAACGCCCTCGAATTCGATGACGAGGTGGTTGTCGAAAGCTTTATTCCCGGTACCGAGACCACGGTGGCAGTGCTCGGCAACGCGCAGCCCGAGGCACTTCCCGTCATCGAGATCGTCCCCCAGGGTGACAGCACCTCCTATGACTTCACGGCGAAATATACCGCAGGTGGCTCCAAGCACATCATTCCCGCACGTCTTGACGACCGTACGACGGCGGCCTGTCAGGCTGCTGCTTTGCGCGCTCATGAGGTTTTGGGCTGCAAAGGTGTTTCGCGCACGGACATCATAGTGGACGAGACGGGAGAGTGCTGGGTCATCGAGACCAACACGCTGCCGGGCATGACGTCGACCTCGCTGTTGCCCGACACGGCGGGAACGGTGGGAATCTCCTTCGGGGCGCTATGCCGCATACTTATCGAACTTGCCCTCGAAGAGCACGCATGA
- a CDS encoding radical SAM protein: MKVTSLALDPIEKKPLARYKPGSMILSVGSVGCTMHCPWCQNHQIAQPQDPQLVPAREMSSEELVAQARALVNEGNIGLAYTYNEPLMRWREVLTCAQAIHDAGLDNVVVTNGLIAPDKLTQLLPYIDAFNIDLKGFDQSVYDITGGKLDTVKNTIEQAHEGAHVEVTTLVIPGVNDDMELLDEEAAWLASIDKEMPLHLTRFFPQYRYADRPATPLETLYRAQEVASRHLDDVLLGNV; encoded by the coding sequence ATGAAGGTCACATCACTCGCTCTCGACCCTATCGAGAAGAAACCGCTGGCTCGATATAAACCCGGTTCGATGATCCTGTCCGTGGGCAGCGTGGGCTGCACGATGCATTGCCCTTGGTGTCAGAATCACCAGATTGCCCAGCCGCAGGACCCACAACTCGTCCCCGCGCGTGAGATGAGCAGCGAGGAGCTCGTGGCACAGGCGCGGGCGCTTGTGAACGAGGGAAACATCGGCCTAGCCTACACCTATAACGAGCCGCTCATGCGCTGGCGCGAGGTGCTTACATGCGCCCAGGCCATACACGATGCCGGGCTCGACAATGTCGTGGTCACGAACGGTCTCATCGCACCCGACAAGCTCACGCAGCTTCTACCCTACATCGATGCCTTCAACATCGACCTCAAGGGCTTCGACCAATCTGTTTACGACATCACGGGAGGCAAGCTCGATACGGTCAAGAACACGATCGAGCAGGCGCATGAAGGCGCACATGTTGAGGTGACGACACTCGTCATTCCCGGCGTCAACGATGACATGGAGCTTCTGGATGAGGAGGCGGCCTGGCTTGCCAGCATCGACAAGGAGATGCCGCTGCACCTCACGCGCTTCTTCCCCCAGTATCGTTATGCAGACCGCCCTGCAACGCCCCTGGAGACGCTCTACAGGGCCCAGGAGGTCGCCAGCAGGCACCTGGACGATGTGCTGCTGGGAAATGTCTGA
- the amrA gene encoding AmmeMemoRadiSam system protein A, whose amino-acid sequence MALQAAFIVPHPPLIIPAVGRGKETGIQATIDAYDEVAQQIAALKPQTIVVTSPHATAYRDYFHISPGSSAQGDMRRFDARDTELSCRYDTELANRISTLAAAEDFPAGTEGERDPSIDHATYIPLYFVDKFYQDYEVVRIGLSGYGPMEHYHLGQLITQAADQLDRRVVLVASGDLSHKLTYDGPYGFAPEGPVFDEQITEAMAQGDFMRILSFDEGFCDKAAECGLRSFQIMAGALDGKSVDARLLSYEGPFGVGYAVASFIVTGDDDTRRFGTRYEDEQRMKVQQARAHEDPYVTLARASVEHFVREHAPLPRPGDLPEEMLTQRAGVFVSLHEHGRLRGCIGTIGPVTPCIADEIIRNGISACSEDPRFDPIRPNELDQLEISVDVLGEPQDIASTDELDPQRYGVIVSNGGRRGLLLPMLDGVDTVAEQVEIAMRKGGIGPHEAGTTLQRFEVVRHE is encoded by the coding sequence ATGGCACTCCAGGCAGCATTCATCGTCCCGCATCCCCCGCTCATCATCCCCGCTGTTGGGCGTGGCAAGGAGACGGGCATCCAGGCAACCATTGATGCATACGACGAGGTGGCGCAACAGATAGCTGCGCTCAAGCCGCAAACCATCGTTGTGACTTCGCCGCATGCGACGGCATACCGCGATTATTTCCACATCTCGCCCGGCAGCAGCGCCCAGGGCGACATGCGTCGCTTCGACGCCCGTGATACGGAGCTTTCCTGCAGGTACGACACCGAGCTCGCAAATCGTATCTCGACGCTTGCCGCCGCCGAGGACTTCCCCGCCGGCACCGAGGGCGAACGAGACCCTTCCATCGATCACGCGACCTACATCCCCCTCTACTTCGTCGACAAGTTCTACCAGGATTACGAGGTGGTGCGCATTGGCCTATCGGGCTACGGGCCGATGGAACATTACCACCTCGGTCAGCTCATCACGCAGGCAGCAGATCAGCTCGATCGTCGCGTGGTGCTCGTCGCGAGTGGCGACCTCTCGCACAAGCTCACGTACGATGGCCCCTATGGCTTCGCGCCCGAAGGCCCCGTCTTCGACGAGCAGATCACCGAGGCGATGGCCCAGGGCGATTTCATGCGCATCCTGAGCTTCGATGAAGGCTTCTGCGACAAGGCTGCCGAGTGCGGCCTGCGCTCGTTCCAAATCATGGCGGGCGCCCTCGACGGAAAGAGCGTCGATGCGCGTCTGCTCTCCTACGAAGGGCCCTTCGGCGTGGGTTATGCCGTTGCGTCCTTCATCGTGACGGGAGACGATGATACGCGCCGTTTTGGCACGCGTTACGAGGACGAACAGCGCATGAAGGTGCAGCAGGCGCGTGCGCACGAGGACCCGTACGTCACGCTGGCCCGCGCGAGCGTCGAGCATTTCGTGCGCGAGCACGCGCCCCTTCCACGGCCCGGCGATTTGCCCGAGGAGATGCTCACGCAGCGTGCGGGTGTCTTCGTGTCGCTACACGAGCACGGCCGCCTGCGCGGGTGCATCGGCACCATCGGCCCCGTAACGCCGTGCATCGCCGACGAGATCATCCGCAACGGTATCTCGGCATGCAGCGAGGACCCGCGCTTCGATCCGATACGCCCCAATGAACTCGACCAGCTCGAGATTAGCGTCGACGTGCTTGGCGAGCCACAGGACATTGCGTCAACCGACGAGCTCGATCCGCAACGCTACGGCGTCATCGTAAGCAACGGTGGTCGTCGTGGCTTGCTGCTTCCCATGCTCGACGGCGTGGATACGGTCGCCGAGCAAGTCGAAATCGCCATGCGCAAGGGCGGTATCGGCCCGCATGAAGCCGGCACGACGCTCCAGCGCTTCGAGGTCGTCCGCCACGAATGA
- a CDS encoding AI-2E family transporter has product MNNPMDTEPNETVEARWRLRAFRAWAIVGICIIIGILLYIAGIIWQAVAVIIVTALLVFLLHGFVNRLQRHGIPRWGGTTIAFLLIIAIIVACFMVLIPAIVQQLTSFTQQLPGYLSQIQDFVTKASSSTQFFDGESINSLLTQAASFIRQQAGALASGLANGVMGGIVSVGNVILITFISFICSFWILLDLPVLTREVRGLVDEKYQDDIDVVTHAFGTAVYGWAKSTLLCALITGVASWLCFLILGIPYSVVLGFLCGILYFVPYIGPMVSCAIVAIIALFVSPLVCLISIVVNMVINNVIGNIISPKLMKSSVNVYPALILVAILVGSALGGIPGMLLSIPVIGALQGIFIAYYELITGKKIATEDGVLFQLPKPKKNRKTPKLIKDIKSDLQREKKQNADENAPKQGDEEQK; this is encoded by the coding sequence ATGAACAACCCGATGGACACCGAACCAAATGAGACCGTCGAGGCAAGATGGCGTCTGCGGGCGTTTCGGGCCTGGGCCATCGTCGGCATCTGCATCATCATCGGCATCCTGCTCTACATCGCCGGCATCATCTGGCAAGCCGTAGCCGTCATCATCGTGACGGCGCTGCTCGTCTTTTTGCTGCACGGCTTCGTCAACAGGCTCCAGAGACACGGCATCCCCCGTTGGGGCGGCACAACCATCGCGTTCCTGCTCATCATCGCCATCATCGTGGCCTGCTTCATGGTGCTCATCCCCGCCATCGTCCAACAGCTCACCTCATTCACCCAGCAGCTCCCCGGGTATCTCTCGCAAATCCAGGACTTCGTCACCAAGGCAAGTTCCTCGACGCAGTTCTTCGACGGCGAGAGCATCAACTCGCTGCTCACGCAGGCGGCATCCTTCATCCGCCAGCAGGCGGGCGCGCTGGCCAGCGGCCTGGCAAACGGCGTTATGGGCGGCATCGTGAGCGTCGGTAACGTCATCCTCATCACCTTCATCTCGTTCATCTGCTCGTTCTGGATCCTGCTCGACCTCCCCGTGCTCACGCGCGAGGTGCGCGGCCTCGTGGACGAGAAATACCAGGACGACATTGACGTCGTGACCCACGCCTTTGGCACCGCCGTCTATGGGTGGGCCAAGTCGACCTTGCTCTGCGCGCTCATCACGGGTGTCGCGAGCTGGCTCTGCTTCCTCATTCTCGGCATCCCCTACTCCGTGGTTCTGGGCTTCCTGTGCGGCATCCTGTATTTCGTGCCCTACATCGGCCCCATGGTCTCGTGTGCGATCGTCGCGATCATCGCGCTCTTCGTCTCGCCGCTTGTGTGCCTCATCTCGATCGTGGTCAACATGGTCATCAACAACGTCATCGGCAACATCATCTCGCCCAAGCTCATGAAGAGCTCGGTCAACGTCTACCCCGCGCTCATTCTCGTGGCAATCCTCGTGGGCAGCGCCCTGGGTGGCATACCCGGCATGCTGCTCTCGATTCCCGTCATAGGTGCCCTGCAGGGTATCTTCATCGCGTATTACGAGCTCATCACCGGCAAGAAGATCGCGACGGAGGATGGCGTGCTCTTCCAGCTACCCAAGCCCAAGAAGAACCGCAAGACCCCCAAGCTCATCAAGGACATCAAGAGCGACCTGCAGCGCGAGAAGAAGCAGAATGCTGATGAAAACGCCCCCAAGCAGGGAGACGAGGAGCAGAAGTAA
- a CDS encoding DUF4013 domain-containing protein yields MKTINTYMDRAWGDLAADDDWWKATLVLGLMNCVPIIGQIIMFGYLFDWAKEAAWGMHTPLSRKLGDLGRCARYGFLALWVMFIWVAPVVIAGFLLGFIPAVGTILQFLVEVFAVFVAALAAAGAFRSVIYERVLPGLQIKRVFRMFQRDQGGFGQAFCVILLVIPLLAAALFIVLLPTIPFINVIASVATTTVLGTDLVPLALLGVVTIVVALIVWVAGALVSAFISALYMRSLGYWMEQFKPETWRSPSAPMPFEVDMAAEKQAKREAKAAAKKKRKEKPEPPADEAPEDAAAQNAETEAEVAKRVEGANTGDETVADGAENQERA; encoded by the coding sequence ATGAAGACGATCAACACATACATGGACCGAGCGTGGGGCGATCTGGCCGCCGACGATGATTGGTGGAAGGCAACGCTCGTGCTCGGCCTCATGAATTGCGTGCCCATCATCGGACAGATCATCATGTTCGGGTACCTGTTCGACTGGGCGAAGGAAGCTGCCTGGGGTATGCACACGCCCCTGTCTCGAAAGCTGGGGGATTTGGGTCGCTGCGCGCGATACGGATTTCTCGCGCTTTGGGTCATGTTCATTTGGGTCGCGCCTGTCGTGATTGCCGGGTTCCTGTTGGGTTTCATTCCGGCCGTCGGCACCATCCTGCAGTTTCTCGTGGAGGTCTTCGCGGTGTTTGTTGCGGCCCTTGCCGCAGCGGGTGCCTTCCGCAGCGTCATCTACGAGCGCGTGCTTCCCGGTTTGCAAATCAAGCGAGTCTTCAGAATGTTTCAACGGGACCAAGGAGGATTTGGTCAGGCATTTTGCGTCATCCTGCTGGTGATACCACTGCTCGCCGCGGCGCTCTTCATCGTGCTGCTGCCGACCATCCCCTTCATCAACGTCATCGCCTCGGTGGCCACGACGACGGTGCTCGGCACCGACCTCGTCCCGCTCGCATTGCTTGGCGTGGTCACGATTGTGGTGGCGCTCATCGTGTGGGTTGCCGGTGCGCTCGTGAGTGCGTTCATCTCGGCGCTCTACATGCGCTCCCTCGGTTATTGGATGGAGCAGTTCAAGCCGGAAACCTGGCGATCCCCTTCGGCACCCATGCCCTTCGAGGTCGATATGGCCGCCGAGAAGCAGGCCAAGCGCGAGGCGAAGGCCGCGGCGAAGAAGAAGCGCAAGGAGAAGCCCGAGCCCCCGGCTGACGAAGCCCCCGAGGATGCTGCCGCGCAGAACGCGGAGACGGAGGCCGAGGTGGCTAAGCGCGTCGAGGGCGCGAACACGGGCGACGAGACCGTGGCCGATGGGGCAGAGAACCAGGAGCGGGCATGA